The following are encoded together in the Spiroplasma apis B31 genome:
- a CDS encoding lipoprotein translates to MKKLISILTATTLIASSTVSVVACSSNANFREFKSWIKNEDSFLLYIGAKDCDYCQQFEDTLKMTNNELEQLLAKANSIYNAKHSNESEINNGDLTDFGRKIKHNKIDFHQFITDEKANNWNENWSKNIYNWIVEQIVKVYIKVRFETKPEIEDNYKRYYKIAEDRVKTYLSSNRGTPFYLLVRNGKLVFWEVGFEGATNNNHKEALEKWFKTFDDALNQDQIEIKIADKIDGSKPSEDKKESLSNFKKYNYNLDFNKYINKK, encoded by the coding sequence ATGAAAAAGCTTATCAGTATACTTACTGCAACTACTTTAATAGCATCATCTACAGTTTCAGTAGTTGCTTGTAGTAGTAACGCTAACTTTAGAGAATTTAAATCATGAATAAAAAACGAAGATAGTTTTTTATTGTACATTGGAGCCAAAGATTGTGATTACTGTCAACAATTTGAAGACACATTAAAAATGACCAACAATGAATTAGAGCAACTATTAGCTAAAGCTAATAGTATATATAATGCAAAACATAGTAATGAATCTGAAATAAATAACGGTGATTTGACTGATTTTGGTCGAAAAATAAAACACAATAAAATAGATTTTCATCAATTTATTACTGATGAAAAAGCAAATAATTGAAATGAAAATTGAAGTAAAAATATCTACAATTGGATCGTTGAACAAATAGTAAAAGTTTATATAAAAGTAAGATTTGAAACAAAACCAGAAATTGAAGACAATTATAAAAGATATTATAAGATTGCTGAAGATAGAGTTAAAACCTACTTATCTTCTAATAGAGGGACACCATTCTATCTTTTGGTTAGAAATGGTAAACTTGTATTTTGAGAAGTAGGATTTGAAGGTGCAACTAACAACAATCATAAAGAAGCTTTAGAGAAATGATTTAAAACATTCGATGATGCACTTAATCAAGATCAAATAGAAATTAAAATAGCAGATAAAATTGATGGTTCGAAACCTTCTGAAGATAAAAAAGAAAGCTTATCAAATTTTAAAAAGTATAATTACAATTTAGACTTTAATAAATACATAAATAAGAAATAA
- a CDS encoding lipoprotein: protein MKKLLGLLGALGMVASTGVSVVACGKKTEESKTPEKEEAAKNEIKLDFVFKGVESIEYDGEEELADISKLILDALALTAGGDDSFYQTLMYEGDEQVYEFTLEDFEQNIKEIFEFEVAENKESVKISIKKADFFDNYLFIGEPITIALDNIGE, encoded by the coding sequence ATGAAAAAATTATTAGGATTATTAGGTGCACTAGGGATGGTGGCCTCAACAGGTGTATCTGTTGTAGCATGTGGTAAAAAAACTGAAGAAAGTAAAACTCCCGAAAAAGAAGAGGCGGCTAAAAATGAAATTAAACTAGACTTTGTGTTCAAAGGAGTCGAATCTATAGAATATGACGGAGAAGAAGAATTAGCAGATATTTCTAAACTAATATTAGACGCACTAGCGTTGACAGCAGGTGGTGATGACTCATTTTATCAAACTCTTATGTACGAGGGTGACGAACAAGTTTATGAATTTACTTTAGAAGATTTCGAACAAAACATTAAAGAAATTTTTGAATTTGAAGTAGCAGAAAATAAAGAAAGTGTAAAAATAAGTATCAAAAAAGCAGACTTCTTCGATAATTATTTATTTATTGGAGAACCAATAACAATTGCACTTGATAATATTGGAGAATAA